In a single window of the Planctomycetia bacterium genome:
- a CDS encoding transposase, with amino-acid sequence MDPAPVTGRPRIDPRGAFDAIIYRMRTAVQWNQLPDCFPDDSSVHRTFQRWVKLGLMDRIWSAIVSMCDELGDVDWEWQAADAAMGKARFGGMMSARTRRIVRKTA; translated from the coding sequence ATGGATCCGGCTCCTGTCACCGGGCGTCCGCGCATCGATCCGCGCGGGGCGTTCGATGCGATCATCTATCGCATGCGAACTGCCGTTCAGTGGAACCAGCTGCCGGACTGTTTTCCCGACGACAGCAGCGTGCATCGCACGTTTCAACGTTGGGTCAAATTGGGGTTGATGGATCGCATCTGGTCGGCAATCGTCAGCATGTGCGACGAATTGGGCGATGTCGATTGGGAATGGCAGGCGGCCGATGCGGCGATGGGCAAGGCGCGTTTTGGGGGGATGATGTCGGCCCGAACCCGACGGATCGTGCGAAAAACGGCGTAA
- a CDS encoding transposase gives MAGGRCGDGQGAFWGDDVGPNPTDRAKNGVKRSLLVERQGGPLSIVVAGANVHDTKLLDRTLKAVIVKRPRPTKAEPQHLCLDKGYDNPTGHEATRQNKYTPHIRRIGEEKLDEKKHKKHPARRWVEDKDKGIARAQIV, from the coding sequence ATGGCAGGCGGCCGATGCGGCGATGGGCAAGGCGCGTTTTGGGGGGATGATGTCGGCCCGAACCCGACGGATCGTGCGAAAAACGGCGTAAAACGCAGCCTGCTGGTAGAGCGGCAAGGCGGCCCGTTGTCGATCGTCGTGGCCGGCGCAAACGTTCACGACACCAAACTGCTGGACCGAACGTTGAAAGCCGTGATCGTAAAGCGGCCTCGTCCGACCAAGGCCGAACCGCAACATCTTTGCTTGGACAAAGGCTACGACAATCCGACGGGCCACGAGGCGACCCGGCAGAACAAATACACTCCGCACATTCGCCGAATCGGCGAAGAGAAACTCGACGAGAAAAAACACAAGAAGCATCCGGCTCGCCGATGGGTCGAGGATAAAGACAAGGGCATTGCCCGCGCGCAAATCGTGTAA